One stretch of Burkholderia oklahomensis C6786 DNA includes these proteins:
- a CDS encoding acyl-homoserine-lactone synthase encodes MSYIIAGRLNELPPHVQADLGAYRYDVFVRRLGWTIAAHARDDHAEWDEFDGPSTIHVVALDDARRVCGYARLLPTTGPYLLRDVFPHLLGSAPAPQSPTVWEMSRFAASRRRRRATERQPLGMDFFPSVLAVAASLGATRVVGVTSLSIERLYRRAGFALQRLGNTAPFAGGSISACSVELPRLAFAPFGRMQCASCMSMH; translated from the coding sequence ATGTCATACATCATCGCCGGCCGATTGAACGAACTGCCGCCGCACGTTCAGGCCGATCTCGGCGCGTATCGCTACGACGTGTTCGTCCGCCGGCTCGGCTGGACGATCGCGGCCCACGCGCGCGACGATCATGCGGAATGGGACGAGTTCGACGGTCCGTCGACGATCCACGTCGTCGCGCTCGACGACGCGCGTCGAGTATGCGGTTATGCGCGACTGCTGCCGACGACGGGCCCGTATCTGCTTCGCGACGTGTTTCCGCATCTGCTCGGCTCGGCGCCCGCGCCGCAGTCGCCGACGGTCTGGGAAATGTCGCGCTTCGCCGCATCGCGCCGGCGCCGCCGCGCGACCGAGCGCCAGCCGCTCGGGATGGATTTCTTTCCGTCGGTGCTTGCGGTGGCCGCATCGCTCGGCGCGACGCGCGTGGTCGGCGTGACGTCGCTGTCGATCGAGCGCCTGTACCGGCGCGCGGGATTCGCGCTGCAGCGCCTCGGCAACACGGCGCCGTTCGCTGGCGGCAGCATCTCCGCGTGCTCGGTCGAATTGCCGCGCCTCGCGTTCGCGCCGTTCGGCCGAATGCAGTGCGCGTCGTGCATGTCCATGCATTGA
- a CDS encoding NADH:flavin oxidoreductase/NADH oxidase family protein: MSRPNPVAGPSLAQPLTLPNGTVLKNRLAKSALSEALCGHDGRVTPHLIALYRRWSNSGAGLLVTGNVMIDSKALGEPGNVVIEDERDLPKLREWAAAGKAHGSEFWMQINHPGKQAMRGLNAETVAPSAIGFGPKLSRYFLVPRELTGAEIENLIRRYGTAAAIAQKAGFTGVQLHGAHGYLINQFLSPQHNRRTDEWGGSAENRRRFVLAVYEEVRRRVGPDFPIGIKLNSADFQRGGFTEDESLDVIRALSKAGIDLIEISGGTYEEPVMQRGDRKTSTIAREAYFLEFAEKVRAEVDVPLMVTGGFRSLAGMEAPLRDGALDLIGLGRILAIEPDAPARLLRGEETRHRVKPLSTGIRYFDDLGSLEVTWYTRQLHRIGKGRNPIPGENALKSFLLDLSSKGCAIFRARRLRASSSEASATHGSATPIVGGRRHDAH; encoded by the coding sequence ATGTCCCGTCCCAATCCCGTTGCGGGCCCATCGCTCGCGCAGCCGCTCACCTTGCCGAACGGCACGGTGCTGAAGAATCGCCTCGCGAAATCGGCGCTGAGCGAAGCGCTCTGCGGCCACGACGGCCGCGTGACGCCGCACTTGATCGCGCTGTACCGGCGCTGGTCGAATTCAGGTGCGGGGCTGCTCGTCACCGGCAACGTGATGATCGACAGCAAGGCGCTCGGCGAGCCCGGCAACGTCGTGATCGAAGACGAGCGCGACCTGCCGAAGCTGCGCGAATGGGCGGCGGCCGGCAAGGCGCACGGCAGCGAGTTCTGGATGCAGATCAACCATCCGGGCAAGCAGGCGATGCGCGGGCTCAATGCGGAGACGGTCGCGCCGTCCGCGATCGGCTTCGGGCCGAAGCTCTCCCGCTATTTTCTCGTGCCGCGCGAACTGACGGGCGCGGAGATCGAGAACCTGATCCGCCGCTACGGGACGGCCGCCGCGATCGCGCAGAAGGCCGGCTTCACCGGCGTTCAACTGCACGGCGCGCACGGCTATCTGATCAACCAGTTCCTGTCGCCGCAGCACAACCGGCGCACCGACGAATGGGGCGGCAGCGCCGAGAATCGCCGGCGCTTCGTGCTCGCGGTGTACGAAGAAGTGCGGCGCCGGGTCGGTCCGGACTTTCCGATCGGCATCAAGCTCAATTCCGCCGATTTCCAGCGCGGCGGCTTCACCGAAGACGAATCGCTCGACGTAATCCGCGCGCTCTCTAAAGCCGGCATCGACCTGATCGAAATTTCCGGCGGCACCTACGAGGAACCCGTGATGCAGCGCGGCGACCGCAAGACGTCGACGATTGCGCGCGAGGCGTATTTCCTCGAATTCGCCGAAAAGGTGCGCGCCGAAGTGGACGTGCCGCTGATGGTCACGGGCGGGTTCCGCAGCCTTGCCGGCATGGAAGCGCCGCTGCGCGACGGCGCGCTCGATCTGATCGGCCTCGGCCGCATTCTCGCGATCGAGCCCGACGCGCCCGCGCGCCTGCTGCGCGGCGAGGAGACCCGGCACCGCGTGAAGCCGCTCAGCACCGGTATCAGATATTTCGACGATCTCGGCTCGCTCGAAGTCACCTGGTACACGCGGCAGCTCCATCGGATCGGCAAGGGCCGCAATCCGATCCCCGGCGAGAACGCGCTGAAGTCGTTCCTGCTCGATCTGTCGTCGAAGGGCTGCGCGATCTTCAGGGCGCGCCGCTTGCGTGCTTCGTCATCCGAAGCATCGGCGACGCACGGCTCGGCGACGCCGATCGTCGGCGGCCGGCGGCACGACGCGCATTGA
- a CDS encoding taurine ABC transporter ATP-binding protein has product MAKLAAQHVSVVYESRRGALTALEEVSMSVGGDEIVVALGASGCGKSTLLSLLAGFQQPTSGRVTVDGAPVAGPGADRGVVFQDDALMPWLNVIDNVAFGLRMQGVGRDARDARAREVLRLVKLAGFEQHRIDEISGGMRQRVGLARALAADPSFLLMDEPLGALDALTREHMQTLLLDVWRATGKGIFLITHSVEEAVLLATELLILSPRPGRIVARHSLDFARRYADGESMRSIKSDPRFTEIHLALVEQLMRETEEV; this is encoded by the coding sequence ATGGCGAAGCTCGCTGCGCAGCATGTGTCCGTCGTCTACGAATCGCGCCGAGGCGCATTGACGGCGCTCGAGGAGGTGTCGATGTCGGTCGGCGGCGACGAGATCGTCGTCGCGCTCGGCGCATCCGGCTGCGGCAAGAGCACGCTGCTGTCATTGCTCGCGGGCTTTCAGCAGCCGACGTCGGGCCGCGTGACCGTCGACGGCGCGCCCGTCGCGGGACCGGGCGCCGATCGCGGGGTCGTGTTTCAGGACGATGCGCTGATGCCTTGGCTGAACGTGATCGACAACGTCGCGTTCGGGCTGCGGATGCAGGGCGTCGGCCGCGACGCGCGCGACGCGCGTGCGCGCGAGGTGCTGCGGCTTGTGAAGCTCGCGGGCTTCGAGCAGCATCGGATCGACGAGATTTCGGGCGGGATGCGCCAGCGCGTCGGACTCGCGCGCGCGCTGGCCGCGGATCCGTCGTTTTTGCTGATGGACGAGCCGCTCGGCGCGCTCGACGCGTTGACGCGCGAGCACATGCAGACGCTGCTGCTCGACGTATGGCGCGCGACGGGCAAGGGGATCTTCCTGATCACGCACAGCGTCGAGGAAGCGGTGCTGCTCGCGACCGAGCTGCTGATCCTGTCGCCGCGGCCCGGACGGATCGTCGCGCGCCATTCGCTCGACTTCGCGCGGCGCTACGCGGACGGCGAATCGATGCGTTCGATCAAGAGCGATCCGCGCTTCACCGAAATCCATCTCGCGCTCGTCGAGCAGTTGATGCGGGAAACCGAGGAGGTTTGA
- a CDS encoding tetratricopeptide repeat protein, whose translation MKTTENRSRFCGDDNRRNWLRRACLCWAAGLVTALSAPFAISAAKGDMHAAAVHGMQDMGSEHMMSAPPGSKVSFALSEIAANDPEPPTDFQLGDLTRKIKTKNPETQALFDQGLRFYCAFNLREAYRAFEAALRRDPDCVMCRWGIAMSLGVNINQIDQPEPDRRIAQQKLKEALLIRDADQKERSLVEALLPRYEEHKQIPRERDRQDRRNKDYAEAMTTLAHVYPDDPDIQTLYADAVMNRKPWEYWDRQGNAAYPGIPPAVAAIKGELNEHADHMGLVHWYIHIREGSTEPNDVTSFAEKLAGLAPDAGHLVHMPSHIYYRIGNHPKSFEANRDAVLKDDGYFEKVNAKRTGGIDHPDGDRYRWGYYRHNIHFALASAIMTGNVENMTWAADRLLKSEGKGITFRTDRYRGIYYQSLPYFMSPGDIINQPPPDGTAKDWRFSSVSWDYAQVLAYVRNHDDRRAQSAYTKLVKDVAAFEKERRDEVMNQQAVQIMKSIAQARIDQMKGQSGSGVRALEHSANQQDAMNYDEPPYWMAPVRQTLAALLIDLGRYDKAIETLHQSLGDDDPNRIPYTNFRGNIWAYFGLTQAYEGMGSLTPDQQKDYDRARERLAEYCPPTKNVCALSLDRM comes from the coding sequence ATGAAAACAACCGAAAATCGCTCGCGTTTTTGCGGCGATGACAACCGTCGAAACTGGCTCAGACGAGCTTGCCTGTGCTGGGCGGCCGGTCTCGTGACCGCGCTGAGCGCGCCTTTTGCGATATCGGCGGCTAAAGGCGACATGCATGCCGCGGCTGTGCACGGCATGCAGGACATGGGAAGCGAGCACATGATGAGCGCGCCGCCTGGCAGCAAAGTATCGTTCGCGCTTTCGGAAATCGCGGCCAACGATCCCGAGCCTCCGACGGATTTCCAACTCGGGGATCTGACGAGAAAAATCAAGACAAAAAACCCAGAGACGCAAGCGCTCTTCGATCAAGGCTTGCGCTTTTACTGCGCGTTCAACCTTCGCGAAGCGTACCGCGCGTTCGAAGCTGCACTCAGGCGAGATCCCGACTGCGTCATGTGCCGATGGGGAATCGCGATGTCGCTGGGCGTGAACATCAATCAGATCGACCAGCCGGAACCGGATCGCCGAATCGCGCAACAGAAGCTCAAGGAAGCACTGCTCATACGCGATGCAGATCAGAAGGAGCGCTCGCTCGTCGAAGCGCTGCTGCCGCGCTATGAAGAGCATAAGCAGATTCCTCGCGAACGCGATCGCCAGGACCGGCGCAACAAGGACTACGCCGAGGCGATGACCACGCTGGCTCACGTGTACCCGGACGATCCCGACATCCAAACCCTGTACGCGGATGCCGTGATGAACCGTAAGCCTTGGGAATACTGGGACCGCCAGGGGAACGCCGCCTACCCTGGCATTCCCCCGGCAGTCGCTGCAATCAAAGGCGAGCTGAACGAACATGCCGATCACATGGGGCTCGTTCATTGGTATATCCATATTCGCGAGGGATCGACGGAGCCGAACGATGTGACGTCTTTTGCGGAAAAGCTGGCCGGTCTCGCGCCCGATGCGGGCCACTTGGTCCATATGCCCTCGCACATCTATTACCGCATCGGCAACCACCCAAAGTCGTTCGAGGCCAATCGGGACGCGGTATTGAAGGATGACGGATATTTCGAGAAGGTCAATGCCAAGCGCACGGGTGGCATCGATCACCCGGACGGCGACCGTTATCGCTGGGGCTACTACCGGCACAACATTCATTTTGCGCTTGCTTCGGCGATCATGACAGGCAACGTCGAGAACATGACATGGGCGGCTGACCGCCTCTTGAAGTCCGAGGGCAAGGGCATTACGTTCCGGACCGACCGCTATCGCGGCATCTATTACCAGTCGCTACCGTATTTCATGTCTCCGGGCGACATCATCAATCAGCCGCCGCCTGACGGGACGGCAAAGGACTGGCGCTTTTCGAGCGTTTCCTGGGACTACGCACAAGTGCTTGCATACGTCCGTAACCATGATGATCGCCGTGCGCAAAGTGCGTACACGAAACTCGTGAAGGACGTGGCCGCATTCGAGAAGGAGCGGCGCGACGAAGTGATGAACCAGCAGGCAGTGCAGATCATGAAATCGATCGCGCAAGCACGGATCGACCAAATGAAAGGCCAGTCGGGCAGCGGGGTGCGTGCTCTCGAACATTCGGCCAATCAGCAGGACGCCATGAACTATGACGAGCCGCCTTACTGGATGGCACCGGTCAGACAAACCCTCGCCGCACTCCTGATCGACCTTGGTCGTTATGACAAAGCGATCGAGACGCTTCACCAATCGCTCGGCGATGACGATCCGAACCGCATCCCGTATACGAACTTCAGAGGCAACATCTGGGCCTATTTTGGCTTGACGCAGGCCTATGAAGGCATGGGCAGCTTGACGCCCGACCAGCAAAAGGACTACGACAGGGCGCGGGAACGGCTTGCCGAATACTGCCCGCCCACCAAGAATGTCTGCGCCTTGTCGCTCGATCGTATGTAA
- a CDS encoding LuxR family transcriptional regulator — protein MFSAALPESRDVRTLIETFRQAALQIGYQHHAIVELSGASHSASVNVVSLHYPSEWVEHYTRNDYFDIDPIPRAAFRYSTPFSWSDVATSNLRERHLLMEAEDAGLDNGISIPLHQPLGHVLLINLSGTAPTHDAEAKWRNAYLLGMQFHLQFQSMRTSRPIPPSVHLTDREQICLTWVARGKSSWVIANMLDISKYTVDFHIENAMEKLNTRSRTFAAVKATRQGLIFP, from the coding sequence ATGTTCTCCGCCGCCTTGCCGGAATCGCGCGACGTCCGCACGCTGATCGAGACTTTCAGGCAGGCGGCGCTGCAGATCGGCTATCAGCATCATGCGATCGTCGAGCTGTCGGGCGCGTCGCATTCCGCGTCGGTCAACGTCGTCTCGCTGCACTACCCGTCCGAATGGGTCGAGCATTACACGCGCAACGACTACTTCGACATCGATCCCATCCCTCGCGCGGCGTTCCGGTACAGCACGCCGTTCTCGTGGAGCGACGTCGCGACGTCAAACCTGCGCGAACGGCATCTGCTGATGGAAGCGGAGGACGCGGGCCTCGACAACGGCATCAGCATTCCGCTGCATCAGCCGCTCGGCCACGTGCTGCTGATCAATCTGTCCGGCACCGCGCCGACGCACGACGCCGAAGCGAAATGGCGCAACGCTTATCTGCTCGGCATGCAGTTCCATCTGCAATTCCAGAGCATGCGGACGAGCCGCCCCATTCCGCCTTCCGTCCACCTGACGGATCGCGAGCAGATATGCCTGACCTGGGTCGCGCGCGGCAAGTCGTCGTGGGTCATCGCGAACATGCTCGACATCTCCAAGTACACGGTCGACTTCCACATCGAGAACGCGATGGAGAAGCTCAACACGCGCAGCCGCACGTTCGCCGCCGTGAAGGCGACGCGACAAGGGCTGATCTTTCCATGA
- the tauD gene encoding taurine dioxygenase has product MTRLKLTRLTPAIGAIVDNADLANAVDDDVRSAIRDALARHQVLFFRDQRLSAVQHRDFAAGFGDLHVHPIYPSHPDAREIMVLDNEVFDLKDNAIWHTDVTFAETPPCASILAACTLPDTGGDTLWGSGFAAYDALSDRVKTQLEGLTAQHDFTKSFPLKRFGLTADDRARWEETRIKHPPVTHPVVRTHPESGRRALFVNDGFTTEINELPEEESAALLRFLFAHQSRPEFTLRWRWQAGDVAFWDNRSTIHYAVNDYGNAHRVMHRATIVGDKPY; this is encoded by the coding sequence ATGACTCGACTGAAACTGACCCGACTGACGCCCGCGATCGGCGCGATCGTCGACAACGCGGACCTTGCGAATGCGGTCGACGACGACGTTCGCAGCGCAATCCGCGACGCGCTCGCGCGCCATCAGGTGCTGTTCTTCCGCGATCAGCGCCTGAGCGCCGTCCAGCATCGCGACTTCGCGGCCGGGTTCGGCGATCTGCACGTTCACCCGATCTATCCGTCGCATCCGGATGCGCGCGAGATCATGGTGCTCGACAACGAAGTCTTCGATCTGAAGGACAACGCGATCTGGCATACGGACGTGACGTTCGCCGAGACGCCGCCGTGCGCGTCGATCCTCGCCGCGTGCACGCTGCCCGATACGGGCGGCGACACGCTGTGGGGCAGCGGCTTCGCCGCGTACGATGCGTTGTCCGATCGCGTGAAGACGCAGCTCGAGGGCCTCACCGCGCAGCACGATTTCACGAAGTCGTTTCCGCTGAAGCGCTTCGGGCTCACGGCCGACGATCGCGCACGCTGGGAAGAAACGCGCATCAAGCATCCGCCCGTCACGCACCCTGTCGTGCGCACGCATCCGGAAAGCGGGCGCCGCGCGCTGTTCGTCAACGACGGCTTCACGACCGAGATCAACGAGCTGCCTGAAGAAGAAAGCGCCGCGTTGCTGCGCTTCCTGTTCGCGCATCAGTCGCGGCCGGAGTTCACGCTGCGCTGGCGCTGGCAGGCCGGCGACGTCGCATTCTGGGATAACCGCTCGACGATTCACTACGCGGTGAACGACTACGGCAACGCGCATCGGGTGATGCATCGCGCGACGATCGTCGGCGACAAGCCGTATTGA
- a CDS encoding PEP-utilizing enzyme, whose product MPVILVRRDAETEDLAALDVASGLLTQRGARTSHAAVVARQLGKVCLVGCASLRLDESARTPQIGDTLMREGDALTLDSGDGAVYAGRVRTIVEPLTELRARLERLHAS is encoded by the coding sequence GTGCCAGTGATCCTGGTGCGCCGCGACGCGGAGACCGAAGACCTGGCCGCGCTCGATGTTGCCTCGGGCCTGCTGACGCAACGGGGAGCGCGTACTTCGCACGCGGCTGTCGTGGCGCGGCAACTGGGCAAGGTCTGTCTGGTTGGCTGCGCGTCGCTGCGGCTCGATGAGTCGGCGCGTACGCCGCAGATCGGGGACACCTTGATGCGCGAAGGGGATGCATTGACGCTGGACAGCGGCGATGGTGCAGTCTACGCAGGTCGCGTGCGGACCATCGTCGAGCCGCTCACCGAATTGCGAGCCCGTCTCGAACGACTGCACGCATCGTGA
- a CDS encoding VOC family protein produces MAIQKITPFLWYSTEAEEAAAFYAGIFPDSRVIRVTPVPSAGATKMVEFVLFGQPFIAMSHKRIDSFNHSISFLVNCGDQAELDRYWNALLEGGGSPDDCGWLKDRFGVSWQIVPDDLIAMMADPDPAKAKRVADVMLQMTKFDVAALKAAYVGTTG; encoded by the coding sequence ATGGCGATTCAAAAGATCACGCCTTTTCTTTGGTACTCCACGGAAGCCGAAGAGGCCGCTGCGTTCTATGCGGGCATCTTTCCCGACTCGCGCGTGATTCGAGTCACTCCGGTGCCGAGCGCCGGCGCCACGAAGATGGTCGAGTTCGTTCTCTTTGGGCAGCCCTTCATCGCCATGAGCCACAAACGAATCGACTCGTTCAACCACTCGATATCCTTCCTGGTCAACTGTGGCGATCAGGCGGAGCTCGATCGCTACTGGAACGCCCTTCTCGAGGGCGGCGGTTCGCCCGACGACTGCGGCTGGCTGAAAGACCGCTTCGGCGTCTCGTGGCAGATCGTACCGGACGATCTCATCGCGATGATGGCCGATCCCGATCCAGCAAAGGCCAAGCGCGTTGCCGACGTCATGCTGCAAATGACGAAGTTCGACGTCGCCGCGCTGAAAGCCGCCTATGTGGGGACGACGGGTTAG
- a CDS encoding ABC transporter permease subunit: MAATEQNPNLTLALPAAGTGSDKAPRERRRPRVHAGHAAAIATWAALVGGWWLAARFEWVSAALLPSPEAVLRKLVTLSTEGFDDATLGQHLFASLSRMAAAFALAIATAIPVGILIATNRIVRGVVDPIVEFYRPIPPLAYLPLMVVWFGIGDTSKILLIYLTMFAPLTIATAAGANGVSASRLRAAASLGATRFKLLRHVVLPSALPDILTGVRIALGAGWSTLVAAELIAATRGLGFMVYSASRFLVTDVVVAGILVIGAIALALEIGLRALQRRLTPWRAE; the protein is encoded by the coding sequence TTGGCCGCGACCGAACAGAATCCCAATCTCACGTTGGCGCTGCCGGCGGCGGGCACGGGCTCGGACAAGGCGCCGCGCGAGCGCCGCAGGCCGCGCGTGCATGCGGGCCACGCGGCCGCGATCGCGACGTGGGCCGCGCTCGTCGGCGGCTGGTGGCTCGCGGCGCGCTTCGAATGGGTGTCGGCCGCGCTGCTGCCGAGCCCCGAGGCGGTGCTGCGCAAGCTCGTCACGCTGAGCACCGAAGGCTTCGACGACGCGACGCTCGGCCAGCACTTGTTCGCGAGCCTGTCGCGGATGGCGGCGGCGTTCGCGCTCGCGATCGCGACCGCGATTCCGGTAGGCATCCTGATTGCGACGAACCGGATCGTGCGCGGCGTCGTCGATCCGATCGTCGAGTTCTACCGGCCGATTCCGCCGCTCGCGTACTTGCCGCTGATGGTCGTCTGGTTCGGGATCGGCGATACGTCGAAGATCCTGCTGATCTATCTGACGATGTTCGCACCGCTGACGATCGCGACCGCCGCGGGCGCGAATGGGGTATCGGCGAGCCGCTTGCGCGCGGCCGCGTCGCTTGGCGCGACGCGCTTCAAGCTGTTGCGCCACGTCGTGCTGCCGAGCGCGCTGCCGGACATCCTGACGGGCGTGCGCATCGCGCTCGGCGCGGGCTGGTCGACGCTCGTCGCGGCCGAGCTGATCGCGGCGACGCGCGGACTCGGCTTCATGGTGTATTCGGCGTCGCGCTTCCTCGTGACGGACGTCGTCGTCGCGGGGATTCTCGTGATCGGCGCGATCGCGCTCGCGCTGGAGATCGGGCTGCGCGCGTTGCAGCGGCGATTGACGCCGTGGCGGGCCGAATAG
- the tauA gene encoding taurine ABC transporter substrate-binding protein translates to MILKRILAVTTFAVAACSAVHAQSAHAGTVNVAYQYGADPAKLAQAGAAYEKATGWKINWRRFDSGADVVAALASGDVQIGDVGQSPFTAAVSRGVPIQAVVLNAITGVSEALVVRGGARIDKPGDLVGKTIATPYASNCHYALLAALKHWGIDPQRVKIVNLGPTEIVAAWERGVIDAAYTWDPALGRAKASGGKVLVDSAEVGKWGAPTFDLWAVRSDFALAHPDFVSKFVNVTTQAIADYRANGKTWTSASPQVAAISRLSGATTGDIPQLLAGNLYPSASEQASPELLGGGTAAAIASTARFLKEQRKIDRVLPDYRPTVTDRFVRASVAAR, encoded by the coding sequence ATGATTCTCAAGCGCATCCTCGCCGTCACGACTTTCGCCGTCGCCGCCTGCTCCGCCGTTCACGCGCAGTCCGCGCATGCCGGCACGGTGAACGTCGCCTATCAATACGGCGCCGATCCGGCGAAGCTCGCGCAGGCGGGCGCCGCGTACGAGAAGGCCACCGGCTGGAAGATCAACTGGCGCCGCTTCGATTCGGGCGCGGACGTCGTCGCGGCGCTCGCGTCCGGCGACGTCCAGATCGGCGACGTCGGCCAGAGTCCGTTTACCGCGGCGGTGTCGCGCGGCGTGCCGATCCAGGCGGTCGTGCTGAATGCGATCACCGGCGTGTCGGAGGCGCTCGTCGTGCGCGGCGGCGCGCGCATCGACAAGCCGGGCGACCTCGTCGGCAAGACGATCGCGACGCCTTACGCGTCGAACTGCCATTACGCGCTGCTTGCGGCGCTCAAGCACTGGGGCATCGATCCGCAGCGCGTGAAGATCGTGAACCTCGGGCCGACCGAGATCGTCGCCGCGTGGGAGCGGGGCGTGATCGACGCCGCGTACACGTGGGACCCGGCGCTCGGTCGCGCGAAGGCAAGCGGCGGCAAGGTGCTCGTCGATTCGGCGGAGGTCGGCAAGTGGGGCGCGCCGACGTTCGATCTCTGGGCGGTGCGCAGCGATTTCGCGCTGGCCCATCCGGACTTCGTGTCGAAGTTCGTGAACGTGACGACGCAGGCGATCGCCGACTATCGCGCGAACGGAAAGACGTGGACGAGCGCGTCGCCGCAGGTCGCCGCGATCTCGCGCCTGAGCGGGGCGACGACGGGCGACATTCCGCAACTGCTCGCCGGCAATCTCTATCCGAGCGCGTCCGAGCAGGCGTCGCCCGAACTGCTCGGCGGCGGGACGGCTGCCGCGATCGCATCGACTGCGCGCTTCCTGAAGGAGCAGCGCAAGATCGACCGCGTGCTGCCCGACTACCGGCCGACGGTGACGGACCGGTTCGTCCGCGCGTCGGTCGCGGCGCGCTGA
- a CDS encoding acyl-CoA ligase (AMP-forming), exosortase A system-associated — protein sequence MRNFFDLVEQAASRTPDAEALVADDTRLTYRALAAQSLSFAERLQALEIAPGERLAIFLDKRAEAVVAMLGAAAAGVVFVPINPILKPDQVSHILTDSGARCIVTSSLRARILGDDALATIPYVILTDAKTQAPMPSSRTTYLRWTQADAPPEGAASAHASAAASLQTDTIDADLAALLYTSGSTGRPKGVMVSHRNLLEGAWSVAHYLRHTTADRILAALPLSFDAGLSQLTTAWAAGATAVLVNYLMPADVVDICRRERITGFAGVPPLWIQLSRAAWPDDARARLRYFANTGGHMPQPVLRALRGLFPHALPYLMYGLTEAFRSTYLDPAEVDRRPDSIGKAVPNARILVVREDGAPCAPNEVGELVHVGACVTLGYWNDPARTALRYRPSPEARPGGAQRETAVWSGDLVRRDDDGFLYFVSRNDAQIKSSGYRISPEEIEDVAHASGLVAEAVALGVPHDELGEAITLVVVPLSADSFTPDALRAWCAKRLPPYMVPHAIAARASLPRNPNGKFDRVALRADAANLVETH from the coding sequence ATGCGTAATTTCTTCGATCTGGTCGAACAAGCGGCATCCCGCACACCGGATGCCGAGGCGCTAGTCGCCGACGACACCCGGCTCACCTATCGCGCACTCGCCGCGCAGAGCCTGTCATTCGCCGAGCGGCTGCAAGCGCTCGAGATCGCGCCAGGCGAGCGGCTCGCGATCTTTCTCGACAAGCGCGCCGAGGCCGTCGTCGCGATGCTCGGCGCGGCCGCCGCAGGCGTCGTGTTCGTGCCGATCAATCCGATCCTCAAGCCCGATCAGGTCAGTCACATCCTCACCGACAGCGGAGCACGCTGCATCGTCACGTCGTCGCTGCGCGCACGGATTCTCGGCGACGACGCGCTCGCGACCATTCCGTACGTGATCCTGACCGATGCGAAGACGCAAGCGCCGATGCCGTCCTCGCGCACGACGTATCTGCGATGGACGCAAGCTGACGCGCCGCCCGAGGGTGCCGCGAGTGCTCACGCAAGCGCGGCGGCGTCGCTGCAAACCGACACGATCGATGCCGATCTCGCCGCGCTCCTTTACACGTCCGGCTCGACCGGCCGCCCGAAAGGCGTGATGGTCAGTCATCGCAATCTGCTCGAAGGCGCATGGAGCGTCGCGCACTATCTGCGTCACACGACGGCGGACCGCATTCTCGCGGCGCTGCCGCTCAGCTTCGACGCCGGCCTCAGCCAGTTGACGACCGCATGGGCCGCGGGCGCAACGGCCGTGCTCGTCAACTATCTGATGCCGGCGGACGTCGTCGACATCTGCCGGCGCGAGCGGATCACCGGCTTCGCGGGCGTGCCGCCGCTCTGGATCCAGCTCTCGCGCGCCGCGTGGCCCGACGACGCACGCGCGCGGCTGCGCTATTTCGCGAATACGGGCGGCCACATGCCGCAACCGGTGTTGCGCGCGCTGCGCGGCCTCTTTCCGCATGCACTGCCATATCTGATGTACGGGCTCACTGAAGCTTTCCGCTCGACCTATCTCGATCCCGCCGAAGTCGATCGCCGGCCCGATTCGATCGGCAAGGCGGTGCCGAACGCGCGAATCCTCGTCGTGCGCGAGGACGGCGCGCCATGCGCGCCGAACGAGGTCGGCGAGCTCGTTCACGTCGGCGCGTGCGTGACGCTCGGCTACTGGAACGATCCGGCGCGCACCGCGCTCCGCTATCGGCCGTCGCCCGAGGCAAGGCCAGGCGGCGCGCAGCGTGAGACGGCCGTCTGGTCGGGCGATCTCGTGCGCCGCGACGACGACGGATTCCTCTATTTCGTCTCCCGCAACGATGCGCAGATCAAGAGCTCCGGCTACCGGATCAGCCCGGAAGAGATCGAAGACGTCGCGCACGCGAGCGGACTCGTCGCCGAGGCCGTCGCGCTCGGCGTGCCGCACGACGAGCTCGGCGAGGCGATCACGCTCGTCGTCGTGCCGCTGTCCGCGGACTCGTTCACGCCCGACGCGCTGCGCGCGTGGTGCGCGAAGCGACTGCCGCCGTACATGGTGCCGCATGCGATCGCGGCGCGCGCGTCGCTGCCGCGCAACCCGAACGGGAAATTCGACCGCGTCGCGTTGCGCGCGGATGCGGCGAACCTCGTCGAAACGCATTGA